Within the Bacteroidales bacterium genome, the region CCTCTTTCTACTTCAGGAAAATCAACAACCGTTTTCCGGCTAGGTTTCATCGACATATATTTTTCTACAGACCTGCCATCGAAATGAAATATATCATTCAAGTCTGGACACCACAGCCCGATTTGATCGTTCGGTAATTCGTAAAAATAAGACATACCTCCAATTTGAATGGGATAATCAGTATCTTGATTGATTAAATAATCACCTGGTTTTCCGGTTTCATCAACCTGCCAGACACCCCATCTGTTATTGGGCATAAAATCTGGAGTATAACATAAAAAATTCCCATCCTGTATATTGATTATGTCTCTGATAATATCGCCTCCACTAAAATCTGATATTTCCTTGATGAATTTACCGTCAAACGAATAATAAAGCATTTTTTTTGTCGGGCCATCATAAATAAGAAGGTTCTTTTTGTTTTTATCTATCATGAATTTTGACAACTCTATATATTCACCCGGACCTCTTCCTTTCTTATTAATTTTATGGAGGAAGTTTCCATGGCGATTAAAAACAAGAATAGATGATGTTTTTGAGTCTTGAATAAAAAAACAATTATCAATAAAAAAAACACTTTTAATATTTCCAATCAAACAGTCAGCATTTGTTTCCAACTTGATAAAATTAACAGAATCTATATATTGGGTTATCTTGATTGCTTGCAAATCATTCATGTTAATCGTTGAAATGATAGTTCCAGAATCATCAATTGATATATTTTTTTTTCTATTGCATGAAAACATTATTATTGAAAGCAATACTATAAAAAAGAAAAAATAATTCCTCATAATATTAAAATCGGATTATAATTTAAGAGTTTGTTCAAACCTACAAAAAGGGAGAGAAATATTTTTCTCCCTTTTTGTAGGTTTAGTTTAAAAATTAACAGAAATAAATTAAAAAGTCCACTTGAATACACTTGTTTGATGTGTCTAATTTTACTTTATGTTGTTCAGATTACGCATTCCAGAAACAATTTCTTATTTGCTAATAATTTATTATATTGCATCTTCACAACCGGCTTGATGGTGAGCAAAATCACAACTTTTTGAAGGGTTTGACATACAGCAATTATAGGACTGATATAATGGCCATGTTTTCCCATCTACCACGATATAACCAACTTGAACGGCTCGACTCTCCATATTGTAACCTTTTTTCACTAACACTCCACCTCCTTCAGTTTGCGCTAATGCTTCAACATTCGTCAAATCAAGATTAGGAAGAAAACTAGTACCTATACCCAAATTGACGTTAAAAACTACTGCTGCTATAATAGCAACCACACCTACAAAGGAAAAAAAATTCTTTTTCATACAAGAACACATTAAAAAATAATTATTTTGATAATTATAACATATATAAACAGTTTTTTAAGACTATTTTCGATTGACAAAGGTAAATTATATAAATAATTGAAACAAAAAGGAATGTAGTAAATTACACCTTACAACAAGGCTATTTTCACCATACGTCAACTAAGAAAGATTAACCTTACGGGTACGTTTCTTATTTATTCAACATTTTTTGTCTTTCCCACCCCTATAAACAGCGGCAGAAAACAGAACGTAGCAAAGACAGATAGCACTAACCCTCCGATAGTTCCTGCTGCCAGCGGAAACCAAAACGCTTCCTTAAAACCAATGATAAACGGCAGAAAACCTAATATGGTAGAAATCACAGTCAGAAATATCGGCCGCACTTTTGCATTCCATGCTTTGATATAAGCGCGAAGCCTACCGATTCTTGGATTATTCTTCAAAATATCGTTATAAGCATCCAGAATATAGATATTAGCGTTGATGGTCAGTCCGGATAAAAGGATGAAGGAGGCAAAGCCGCCCTGGTCAAAATTTAATCTGAACAGGTAAAAGGTCAGGAATACACCAATATAAGATATGGGAATCACAAAAAGAATACATAATGGTATGCTGAATGAATTAAACAGGATGCTTGCATTGAAATAGATAATTACAAAAATCAACAATAACAACAGGAATTGTTGGGTTTCTTCCTTTCCCCATCTCTGGTTTGTGTTTCCCGATTTGAAACTGTATCCCATGGGCAATATTTTGCCAAAGTTCTCTTTTGTTCTCTTTTGGAATCTTTCGCCCTGTTTAGCTGCTCCTATATAATCATATTGCAATACTAGCCGATATTGCTGATTTACTTTTGCTACTGTTTGTGGTGCCAGAAATCTGGCAATGTCTGCCAGTTCCGATATTTTGTATTCAACACCGCTTACTTTCACCGGCATTGCGTTGAGACTCCATACATCATACTCTTTGTATTGCTGCGAGTGTAGTCTTATTTGTTCCGTTCCGCCGGACGTTGTTATTGCTCCGGCCCCTATTCCCTGCCCAAACAGGTCACCGATAGATGAACTTAATTGATATGGCCGGAGGTTTTCCTGTGCTAAACGTTCTCTTTTTATATCAAATTGAAATTCCTCATAATCATCTTTCATCCAGCTTCTTTCGTGACGTGTAGCTACCTCCTTAATTCTGTTGTTTTTCATTAAACTGTCTTTAACCTGCCCAGCCCAATAATACAACTCATCATAGTTAAATCCATACATTTCGATATACAGATTGCCGGCGCTTTCTCTCATGGAGTTGCTGAATCCGTCTCCAACTCCGTATATTGTCCAGTCGCCCGAGCCTAATTGAATGCCAAGGGTAATCAGCTCGGAATAGAGTTGATAAGGAAGCCCGCTTTTATGTCCACCCGCAGTAAACCGAATAGTAATTTGCGCATTACGCGCATTGAACACCCTCGTTTGAAACTGCCTGATATCATGATACCGGCTTAAATGAATTTCTACCCGCTGCACCAGATCATTGAGCTGTGCGATTGTGGTATTGTTCGGCATGGAAGCATTGACCGTAAGTGTAGTTTCCCCACGCTCTTCAAAATACGAATCCAAATAAACCTTTTGTACAAAAAGACGGAGTGTTCCACCAAGAACATTGTCCGCATGTTTTTTGATTTTTTCCTTATAGGTTTCAGAACCGATGGTCTTCCGGTACAATTTGCTCCACCGGCTGTTTTCGTCTATTTTGTCAGGCAGCATAAACACCGGAAGACCAAACGACAGGATGATAAAAACGATAAAAGCCGCCCGCCAACGCCAGATCAACCGGCACAACTTCTCATAAAACCGGTTGAACCGAATATGAAACCGTTTCCGCCAATTGATTACTTTTTCTTTTTTCTCCCGTTGCCCGATTTTCATTTTTTCGAGCAGGGCAGGAACTAAAAACAGGGCAATAAGCAACGATAATGCCAGATTGATAATAATAACCATTGCGAAGTCCTGCAAGTTCAGGCGCATTTTGTCGCTCATCAGGAATATCACCGACAACGAAGCAATAGTAGTGAGGGTAGCCGCAAGGACGGCAAGAAATACTTTCATGTTACCTCGCCGGATGATCTGATCGGATACAATAATGGTGTTGTCGATGATCAGAGTCAGCGAAATGGTAATGCCTGCCAACGAATAAAGCTGCATCTCCAGTCCAAACAGCCGGTAAAAGATAACAGCAACGGCAACATTCACCACCAACGATATTACAATCAACAATGTGTATTTGATGCGCCGGTAGGTAATGAACACAAATATCATAAGAATCAACAAAGTCAACCCAGAACGGAAATAAATTTTTTCAAGTTCGGTATTGATGTATTCGGTAGCATCATATACTATATGAGTCTCATATTCCTGTGGAAATGAAGGCATAAGTTTTTCCAGTTCATCTTTTACTTTTTGTGCCAGTTGTAACTGGTTGGCGCTCTCTTCGGCAAAGATGTTCATGTAGATTGAATTCAGCCCGTTTATCCGGTAATAACTATTGGGTTGGGCTTCCACACGCTCGGTCTGCGCCAGTTCTTTCAAACGGACAATCTGTCCGTTGATCGATCTGATAACAATATTCTCCAAATCCTGTTTTTCCACGTTTTGTACACCTGTACCCAGTGCCACCCGTATCCATTGTTTTTCCCCCTGTTCCGTATCTATCGTTCCTATGCCCAGAAATTCCCTGCCTAAATATTTACTGATAGCGCTGGTTATGTCGTTTACGGTCAAGCCAAGTACTTCAAGCTTCCGGTAGTCGTATTCTATCTGCCATTCCATAGGTGTGGCGCCTTCCACGCTGATGCTGTACACGCCGTCTACCTGCGACAGTTTGGTTTTGATTTGATTCTCGGCAAACTGCTGTATTAACAAAGGGCTTGCTGGCGCATTAATGGTATAGCTTAGAAATGGCCTGCTGGAATTATCATCCGATCTCCCAACGGATATGGAAGGATATCCCACACCGGAAGGCAATTGTGGCCACGCTTGCCGGATAATAGTGGATACCTCAAAGCGCGCGACATCAATATTTGTGTGTTTATCAAATTGAAGGTTAATGTTTCCACCATTCTTATAAGAATTGGACGTAATGTTCTGTATGCCTTTTATCCTGCTGAGCATCGCTTCCAATTTGGAGGTTACCTCCATTTCCACAATGCGCGGTGAATTGCCATACATGGAAAAATTGATGCTGATACGAGGCAGGTTCTGCGACGGCGAAAACTTTACCGGAAGCTTCGGAACCAAAGCAATACCCACTATCGCCAGACATACGAAAGTGAGGATAACGGAAAAGGATGATATTTTAAATTCTGGTTTGTTCATTCTGCGTGAAACATCTTGTCAAACATGAGGGACAGTGATTTTTGTCGTTCAAAATCATACAGCGTCAACCGGCGCAGATTGTAATAACTCAGCCAGTAGTTTTTTAATGCTGATATATAGTTGGTTTGTGCGTTCTTATAACGATCTAACGAAAGGGTCAGGCTACTGATGTCCGACTGCCCCGTGATGAAACGCTGTCGCGTGGCGTTGTAGGCCATTGTAGCCAGTTCTATTGCTTCTTCGGCGCTGGCTATCAGGTCTTGTTGGATGTTGAAATCGTTCACTGTTAACATAATATTCTGTTCCAAACTGATTTCCTTTTGCTGTGCCGACAGCTTTGTCATATTCAGGTTGTTTCTGGCCATGTTCGCTTTTCCCTTGCGTACTCCCCAGTCAACAATGGGAACACTCAAACCGATGGATACCACATCTTGTTGTATGGGATTCTGATACGCCTGATTAAATGTGTTGGCCACTTGATTAAAGCCCACGCTTGCC harbors:
- a CDS encoding efflux RND transporter permease subunit — encoded protein: MNKPEFKISSFSVILTFVCLAIVGIALVPKLPVKFSPSQNLPRISINFSMYGNSPRIVEMEVTSKLEAMLSRIKGIQNITSNSYKNGGNINLQFDKHTNIDVARFEVSTIIRQAWPQLPSGVGYPSISVGRSDDNSSRPFLSYTINAPASPLLIQQFAENQIKTKLSQVDGVYSISVEGATPMEWQIEYDYRKLEVLGLTVNDITSAISKYLGREFLGIGTIDTEQGEKQWIRVALGTGVQNVEKQDLENIVIRSINGQIVRLKELAQTERVEAQPNSYYRINGLNSIYMNIFAEESANQLQLAQKVKDELEKLMPSFPQEYETHIVYDATEYINTELEKIYFRSGLTLLILMIFVFITYRRIKYTLLIVISLVVNVAVAVIFYRLFGLEMQLYSLAGITISLTLIIDNTIIVSDQIIRRGNMKVFLAVLAATLTTIASLSVIFLMSDKMRLNLQDFAMVIIINLALSLLIALFLVPALLEKMKIGQREKKEKVINWRKRFHIRFNRFYEKLCRLIWRWRAAFIVFIILSFGLPVFMLPDKIDENSRWSKLYRKTIGSETYKEKIKKHADNVLGGTLRLFVQKVYLDSYFEERGETTLTVNASMPNNTTIAQLNDLVQRVEIHLSRYHDIRQFQTRVFNARNAQITIRFTAGGHKSGLPYQLYSELITLGIQLGSGDWTIYGVGDGFSNSMRESAGNLYIEMYGFNYDELYYWAGQVKDSLMKNNRIKEVATRHERSWMKDDYEEFQFDIKRERLAQENLRPYQLSSSIGDLFGQGIGAGAITTSGGTEQIRLHSQQYKEYDVWSLNAMPVKVSGVEYKISELADIARFLAPQTVAKVNQQYRLVLQYDYIGAAKQGERFQKRTKENFGKILPMGYSFKSGNTNQRWGKEETQQFLLLLLIFVIIYFNASILFNSFSIPLCILFVIPISYIGVFLTFYLFRLNFDQGGFASFILLSGLTINANIYILDAYNDILKNNPRIGRLRAYIKAWNAKVRPIFLTVISTILGFLPFIIGFKEAFWFPLAAGTIGGLVLSVFATFCFLPLFIGVGKTKNVE
- a CDS encoding 6-bladed beta-propeller; the encoded protein is MFSCNRKKNISIDDSGTIISTINMNDLQAIKITQYIDSVNFIKLETNADCLIGNIKSVFFIDNCFFIQDSKTSSILVFNRHGNFLHKINKKGRGPGEYIELSKFMIDKNKKNLLIYDGPTKKMLYYSFDGKFIKEISDFSGGDIIRDIINIQDGNFLCYTPDFMPNNRWGVWQVDETGKPGDYLINQDTDYPIQIGGMSYFYELPNDQIGLWCPDLNDIFHFDGRSVEKYMSMKPSRKTVVDFPEVERGANNQMVRKYNVEEKGNFLITEWIEGINYLCTSIYLKNKNETVATKGIEYANNIGIISGMNVKYNIPNQQLSVLYPHLTLMLLEVDSINEDNKRMISSMFKDEGDNPVLQIMYVTKSTL